Proteins from one Dromiciops gliroides isolate mDroGli1 chromosome 6, mDroGli1.pri, whole genome shotgun sequence genomic window:
- the LOC122732430 gene encoding olfactory receptor 5D18-like — protein MVTTDNNQSTAAMFILLGFSEYPQLKVPLFLLFFTIYAVSVLGNVGMIVIIKISPKLQTPMYFFLKHLSFVDLCYSTIVVPKLLENLISEDRTISIKACITQFSFGITCVMTEMVILAVMAYDRFVAICYPLLYTVYVSQKCCVLLVTVAYSWGIINSIVLTYSLLIVSFCETKIIDNFGCEYSVILYASCSDKHFSEIILSFIANFNILSTLSIILTSYIFIFVTIFKMHSSSGRYKALSTCASHLTAVTIFYGPMFFLYCIPNSKNSSLLVKLGSVFYTVVIPMLNPLIYSLRNKDVKETFRKLMYFK, from the coding sequence ATGGTGACCACTGACAACAATCAGAGTACTGCAGCCATGTTCATCCTTTTAGGATTCTCTGAATATCCACAGCTTAAAGTGCCCCTCTTTCTGTTGTTCTTCACCATCTATGCAGTGAGTGTGCTGGGAAATGTAGGAATGATTGTGATCATCAAGATCAGTCCCAAACTACAAACCCCCATGTACTTTTTCCTCAAGCACTTGTCCTTTGTAGATTTATGTTACTCCACTATAGTTGTACCAAAACTACTAGAAAACTTAATTTCAGAAGACAGAACTATCTCCATCAAGGCCTGCATCACACAATTTTCATTTGGTATCACCTGTGTGATGACAGAGATGGTCATATTGGCAGTAATGGCCTATGACCGTTTTGTTGCTATATGTTATCCTTTGCTCTATACAGTTTACGTGTCCCAAAAATGCTGTGTTCTGCTAGTCACTGTGGCATATTCATGGGGTATAATTAATTCTATTGTACTCACCTACTCACTTCTTATAGTGTCATTTTGTGAGACCAAGATTATTGATAATTTTGGATGTGAATATTCCGTCATCCTCTATGCTTCCTGCTCTGATAAACACTTCAGTGAGATAATCCTTTCTTTCATTGCAAATTTCAATATATTGAGTACTCTCAGCATTATCCTTACatcctatatttttatttttgtcactatCTTTAAAATGCATTCATCCAGTGGGAGATATAAAGCTTTATCCACTTGTGCCTCCCACTTGACAGCTGTTACCATCTTCTATGGGCCCATGTTCTTTCTGTATTGTATTCCCAATTCCAAAAATTCATCACTTCTGGTCAAACTGGGATCTGTTTTTTATACTGTGGTGATTCCAATGCTAAATCCCTTGATATACAGTCTTAGGAACAAAGATGTGAAAGAAACCTTCAGGAAGTTAAtgtatttcaaataa